In the genome of Physeter macrocephalus isolate SW-GA chromosome 20, ASM283717v5, whole genome shotgun sequence, one region contains:
- the CALHM2 gene encoding calcium homeostasis modulator protein 2 isoform X1 — protein MAALIAENFRFLSLFFKSKDVMIFNGLVALGTVGSQELFSVVAFHCPCSPARNYLYGLTAIGVPALVLFLIGIILSNHTWNLVAECQYRRTKNCSAAPNFLLLSSIVGRAAVAPITWSVISLLRGEAYVCALSEFVDPSSLTAGEDSFPLAQATEILARFPCGEGPAHLSGFQEEVSRRLKYESQLPPGGLLGAVPGQRGPALPAHGRGALAGAGCQQRAPLLRLRGTQRGGREAGCQVPGGRHTATATVEHHHRRLFVPREPGLSTLQPPAQVGPGSGGQQHGPRQHGDGPARLLRVLFPHSLPMTLLGPKQNPVACSHQHQRGIPFCGGGALVGS, from the exons ATGGCAGCCCTGATCGCAGAGAACTTCCGCTTCCTATCACTCTTCTTCAAGAGCAAGGATGTGATGATTTTCAACGGGCTGGTGGCACTGGGCACGGTGGGCAGCCAGGAGCTGTTCAGTGTGGTGGCATTCCACTGCCCTTGCTCACCAGCCCGGAACTACCTGTACGGGCTGACAGCCATAGGTGTGCCAGCCCTGGTGCTCTTCCTCATCGGCATCATCCTCAGCAACCACACCTGGAACCTGGTTGCCGAGTGCCAGTATCGGAGGACCAAGAACTGCTCGGCTGCCCCCAACTTCCTCCTTCTAAGCTCCATTGTGGGCCGCGCAGCCGTGGCCCCCATCACCTGGTCTGTCATCTCTCTGCTACGCGGTGAGGCCTATGTCTGTGCTCTCAGCGAATTCGTGGACCCCTCTTCGCTCACAGCTGGGGAAGACAGTTTCCCACTGGCCCAGGCCACAGAAATCCTGGCCAGGTTCCCGTGTGGGGAGGGCCCTGCCCACCTGTCAGGATTCCAGGAGGAGGTCAGCCGCAGGCTCAAGTACGAGTCCCAG CTACCGCCAGGAGGCCTACTGGGCGCAGTACCGGGCCAACGAGGACCAGCTCTTCCAGCGCACGGCCGAGGTGCACTCGCGGGTGCTGGCTGCCAACAACGTGCGCCGCTTCTTCGGCTTCGTGGCACTCAACGAGGAGGACGAGAAGCTGGTTGCCAAGTTCCCGGTGGAAGGCACACAGCCACGGCCACAGTGGAACACCATCACCGGCGTCTATTTGTACCGCGAGAACCAGGGCTTTCCACTCTACAGCCGCCTGCACAAGTGGGCCCAGGGTCTGGTGGGCAACAGCACGGCCCAAGACAACACGGAGATGGTCCTGCTCGCCTCCTAAGGGTCCTGTTCCCACACTCTTTGCCAATGACACTACTTGGTCCCAAACAGAACCCCGTGGCCTGCTCACATCAGCATCAGAGGGGAATTCCTTTTTGTGGGGGTGGggcgcttgtgggatcttag
- the CALHM1 gene encoding calcium homeostasis modulator protein 1: MEQAGRGPLAPGLPLPELARLLARVPCPEVCDGDWLLAREVAVRYLRCISQALGWSFVLLTTLLAFVVRSVRPCFTQAAFLKSKHWSHYIDTEHKLFDETCTEHAKAFAEVCIQQFFEAMIHDLELGHGHGVLAAVPAGSAAPTATDGANEEREKLHGITDQGTMNRLLTRWHECKPPLRLSQEEPLVGNGWAGGGSRPSCNEVATYFSKV; the protein is encoded by the exons ATGGAACAAGCAG GGAGGGGACCCCTGGCCCCTGGACTGCCCCTGCCTGAGCTCGCCCGCCTGCTGGCCCGGGTGCCCTGCCCCGAGGTCTGTGATGGCGACTGGCTGCTGGCCCGTGAGGTGGCCGTGCGCTACCTGCGCTGCATCTCGCAG GCACTGGGCTGGTCCTTCGTGCTGCTGACCACACTGTTGGCATTCGTCGTGCGCTCTGTGCGGCCCTGCTTCACTCAGGCCGCCTTCCTCAAAAGCAAGCACTGGTCCCACTACATCGACACTGAGCACAAGCTCTTCGATGAGACATGCACGGAGCACGCCAAGGCCTTTGCCGAGGTCTGTATCCAGCAGTTCTTCGAGGCCATGATCCATGACCTGGAGCTGGGTCACGGCCATGGGGTGCTGGCTGCAGTCCCTGCTGGCTCAGCTGCCCCCACTGCCACAGACGGTGCCAACGAGGAGAGGGAGAAGCTGCACGGCATCACCGATCAAGGCACCATGAACAGGCTGCTCACGCGCTGGCACGAGTGCAAGCCACCCCTGCGGCTGAGCCAGGAGGAGCCACTGGTGGGCAatggctgggctgggggcgggtCCCGGCCTTCATGCAACGAGGTGGCCACCTACTTCAGCAAAGTGTGA
- the CALHM2 gene encoding calcium homeostasis modulator protein 2 isoform X2: MAALIAENFRFLSLFFKSKDVMIFNGLVALGTVGSQELFSVVAFHCPCSPARNYLYGLTAIGVPALVLFLIGIILSNHTWNLVAECQYRRTKNCSAAPNFLLLSSIVGRAAVAPITWSVISLLRGEAYVCALSEFVDPSSLTAGEDSFPLAQATEILARFPCGEGPAHLSGFQEEVSRRLKYESQLFGWLLIGVVAILVFLTKCLKHYCSPLSYRQEAYWAQYRANEDQLFQRTAEVHSRVLAANNVRRFFGFVALNEEDEKLVAKFPVEGTQPRPQWNTITGVYLYRENQGFPLYSRLHKWAQGLVGNSTAQDNTEMVLLAS; this comes from the exons ATGGCAGCCCTGATCGCAGAGAACTTCCGCTTCCTATCACTCTTCTTCAAGAGCAAGGATGTGATGATTTTCAACGGGCTGGTGGCACTGGGCACGGTGGGCAGCCAGGAGCTGTTCAGTGTGGTGGCATTCCACTGCCCTTGCTCACCAGCCCGGAACTACCTGTACGGGCTGACAGCCATAGGTGTGCCAGCCCTGGTGCTCTTCCTCATCGGCATCATCCTCAGCAACCACACCTGGAACCTGGTTGCCGAGTGCCAGTATCGGAGGACCAAGAACTGCTCGGCTGCCCCCAACTTCCTCCTTCTAAGCTCCATTGTGGGCCGCGCAGCCGTGGCCCCCATCACCTGGTCTGTCATCTCTCTGCTACGCGGTGAGGCCTATGTCTGTGCTCTCAGCGAATTCGTGGACCCCTCTTCGCTCACAGCTGGGGAAGACAGTTTCCCACTGGCCCAGGCCACAGAAATCCTGGCCAGGTTCCCGTGTGGGGAGGGCCCTGCCCACCTGTCAGGATTCCAGGAGGAGGTCAGCCGCAGGCTCAAGTACGAGTCCCAG CTCTTCGGGTGGCTGCTCATCGGTGTGGTGGCCATCCTGGTGTTCCTGACCAAGTGCCTCAAGCACTACTGCTCACCACTCAGCTACCGCCAGGAGGCCTACTGGGCGCAGTACCGGGCCAACGAGGACCAGCTCTTCCAGCGCACGGCCGAGGTGCACTCGCGGGTGCTGGCTGCCAACAACGTGCGCCGCTTCTTCGGCTTCGTGGCACTCAACGAGGAGGACGAGAAGCTGGTTGCCAAGTTCCCGGTGGAAGGCACACAGCCACGGCCACAGTGGAACACCATCACCGGCGTCTATTTGTACCGCGAGAACCAGGGCTTTCCACTCTACAGCCGCCTGCACAAGTGGGCCCAGGGTCTGGTGGGCAACAGCACGGCCCAAGACAACACGGAGATGGTCCTGCTCGCCTCCTAA